The genomic window CCTCAACCAGGATATTGAAAATGGCGATTATTCAATGAAAGAATACGCCAAGATCGTAGGAAACAACCTCCCGATATCGAAAAGGGTAAATTCCAAGGTTCTGGATTCCGTGATTACCAAAGAGCTCCGGATTCGTGGGATTTCCGCTAAATTCGGCTATGGGATTATCGACAAGAATAACAACCTTACTAAAGTAGTAAGCAGGGATTATAAAGACCGGAAAGATAACAATACGTACAGTTATCCGCTGTTTACGGATCAAAAAGAAAGAACGCTGTATAGCTTAGCTCTGGTATTCCCGAAAAAGGATTATTCCCTGGCCATGAACAACTGGCCGATGCTGTTGGGAACTTTTCTGTCCTTGTTAACGATTTTGGGAATTTACATTATTTCCATCAACTATATGATGAAACAGAAAAAGCTGGCGGAGGTAAAAACGGATTTCATCAACAATATGTCCCATGAGTTTAAGACGCCGCTGGCGACGATTTCCGTAGCCACCGATTCCTTAGCCAACGATAAGATTGCCACCAATCCGGATAAGGTAAAATATTATTCGGAACTGATCAAGCAGGAGAACCTGAGGATGAAAAAACAGGTGGAGAACGTCCTGAACATGTCGAAGCTGGAAAGAAACGAAGTCCGGTTGTTTTTAAAGGAGACCAATGTACGCGAACTGATCCGCAGGACAACGGAATCTTTTAACCTGATCGTCCAGCAAAGAAACGGGACCCTTGTGCAGGAATTTAACGCAACGCATTATAATTTTAAAATCGATGAGTTCCATATTTCCAATATGCTGGTAAACCTTTTGGATAATGCCAACAAATATTCGCCGGAGGCACCGGAAATCACGATCCGAACCAAGAATGAAGGGCATTTTTATGTAATAGAAGTTTCAGATAAGGGAATGGGAATGGAAACCCATAACAAAACGAAGATTTTTGAGAAATTCTTCAGAGAAGAAACAGGAAATATCCATAATGTAAAAGGACAGGGATTAGGGCTTTCCTATGTGAAAAAAATTGTAGAACTTCATAAAGGACAGATTATTGTAGATTCTTCTAAAGGAAAAGGAAGTACCTTTACAATTAAACTGCCGATGAGCTAGATAAAAAATAAACCAAAACAAAATACAGGAAGAAAAGAGTGACGGGTTCATTCTGACGATTAATTTTAATAATTTAAACTATGAGCAACAGAATATTATTAGTAGAAGACGACCAGAGTTTCGGGGCTGTGCTGAAGGATTATTTAACGATAAATAATTTCGAGGTTACTCTTGCCACCGACGGCGAACAGGGATTGAAAGAGTTTACGGAAAACGAATTCGACATCTGCATTTTTGACGTGATGATGCCGAAAAAAGACGGTTTTTCCCTGGCTGAAGACGTAAAAAAAATCGA from Chryseobacterium sp. SORGH_AS_0447 includes these protein-coding regions:
- a CDS encoding sensor histidine kinase KdpD; this encodes MNNKFIPIISVFMTISLIVFVTLQFYWLKNYYGALEQDFSSKVYSALEGTTKSIGEIELDKYLNVENKDFRNNILANSEQPTLTTIQQVEDSGKQRQIIYLKNIIEKSQLPISQKGDSIKLTKLYTDEAAYKIKRDTTDRGILTADLNQDIENGDYSMKEYAKIVGNNLPISKRVNSKVLDSVITKELRIRGISAKFGYGIIDKNNNLTKVVSRDYKDRKDNNTYSYPLFTDQKERTLYSLALVFPKKDYSLAMNNWPMLLGTFLSLLTILGIYIISINYMMKQKKLAEVKTDFINNMSHEFKTPLATISVATDSLANDKIATNPDKVKYYSELIKQENLRMKKQVENVLNMSKLERNEVRLFLKETNVRELIRRTTESFNLIVQQRNGTLVQEFNATHYNFKIDEFHISNMLVNLLDNANKYSPEAPEITIRTKNEGHFYVIEVSDKGMGMETHNKTKIFEKFFREETGNIHNVKGQGLGLSYVKKIVELHKGQIIVDSSKGKGSTFTIKLPMS